A section of the Humulus lupulus chromosome 2, drHumLupu1.1, whole genome shotgun sequence genome encodes:
- the LOC133815750 gene encoding alpha,alpha-trehalose-phosphate synthase [UDP-forming] 1-like — protein MSTPTSSPPYTLPRAVNQWSEAIRLLHFLARFRLARASSLKKGTGKRCGSGLVIFLVSDAGSMAGMGIYFEHTSNSCQASKKGVLILSEFAGAAQSLGAGAILVNPWNITEVAASIAYALNMPADEREKRHQHNFMHVTTHTSQEWAATFVSELNDTIVEAQLRTRQVPPLLPMKEVVDHYLESNNRLLILVGIFLLLHFTC, from the exons ATGTCGACCCCCACGAGCTCACCACCATACACGCTGCCCAGGGCTGTCAACCAATGGTCCGAAGCCATCCGCCTCTTGCACTTTCTGGCGAGATTCCGACTAGCCCGAGCCTCTAGTTTGAAGAAGGGCACGGGGAAGAGGTGTGGGTCTGGGCTCGTGATCTTCCTCGTCTCAGATGCGGGCTCAATGGCGGGGATGGGGATCTAC TTTGAACATACATCTAACTCTTGCCAAGCATCCAAGAAAGGAGTCCTCATTCTGAGTGAG TTTGCAGGTGCAGCACAATCGCTCGGTGCTGGTGCCATTTTAGTAAATCCATGGAATATCACAGAAGTTGCTGCTTCCATTGCTTATGCTTTGAATATGCCAGCTGATGAAAGAGAAAAGAGACACCAGCATAATTTCATGCATGTAACAACTCATACATCTCAAGAATGGGCTGCAACCTTTGTTAG TGAACTTAATGATACTATTGTGGAAGCTCAACTGAGGACTAGGCAAGTTCCACCTCTACTTCCTATGAAAGAAGTCGTTGATCACTATTTGGAATCCAATAATAGATTGCTTATACTGGTAGGCATCTTTCTCTTGCTACACTTTACATGCTGA